A window of the Juglans microcarpa x Juglans regia isolate MS1-56 chromosome 5D, Jm3101_v1.0, whole genome shotgun sequence genome harbors these coding sequences:
- the LOC121264843 gene encoding uncharacterized protein LOC121264843 — MVVSQEEFKRISMCENCKEAWDILEVTHEGTKAVKNSKFQMLTTSFEELRMKDDETFDAFYAKLNDVVNSHFNLGDRIPENRIVRKVLRSLPERFRPKVTAIEESKDLDSMRIEELVGSLQTYEHTLPVDKKHKSIALNTIREESNESSDESAMSDREIAFYAKKFRKMFVARNNKNQRPEKKKFERYNRGSSSGNKERSTNKYTRANKDKAKERVKIASLSESESESSASDNSSPKRNLNYMSFTASVNSKSQCSEPVSDDGSISGNESGYEDQLQEVYEKLYKECVKLRKCNKAHIEEIDFSKRENEGLQVKLTEAIGLVDQLKTRNVSLEEDLKKQESEMILLKDKLKSLSTGKEKLDEILRSGKPSGDNSGLGYDAEKSDGATTSKIFYKNGRKTVFVPESTANGNANPSDKGKKSSHLRMDVQSHEKSRVRNTSPICHHCGKTGHVAADCFKLKRYTTYEHTRSQSRSVYSPKMGKNPITAPKYASSFRGQRDRKENYVCHNCGKASHIRPNCYELRRNPMRNGNSESKRGHLNLWSQVRALTRQNEMLNVKIDQLSTSKKGSSPKVRNMWVRTRERHTCHVAHIALKTRDTYIWYLDSGCSRHMSGDKSLFKTVEEYKCGTVTFGDGGKADILGRGEIEIPGLPVLREVLFVDGLKANLLSISQMCDNGSEVHFSRDMCIVSDNNGNCMMQGTRTSDNCYGIALRP; from the exons ATGGTTGTGTCCCAGGAGGAGTTTAAGAgaatctccatgtgtgagaaTTGCAAAGAAGCTTGGGACATTCTTGAGGTTACCCATGAAGGTACCAAGGCTGTAAAGAATTCTAAGTTTCAAATGCTGACCACTagttttgaagaacttagaatgAAGGATGATGAAACATTTGATGCTTTTTATGCCAAATTAAATGATGTTGTCAATTCTCATTTTAACTTAGGGGACAGAATTCCTGAGAACAGAATTGTGAGAAAAGTTCTCAGATCTCTTCCTGAGAGGTTTCGCCCTAAAGTTACTGCTATTGAAGAAAGTAAAGATTTAGACAGTATGAGAATTGAAGAGTTGGTGGGCTCTCTACAAACATATGAACATACTCTTCCTGTGGATAAGAAACACAAGTCCATAGCCCTCAATACCATTAGAGAGGAGTCAAATGAGTCATCCGATGAGTCGGCTATGAGTGATAGAGAAATAGCATTTtatgctaagaagttcaggaaaATGTTTGTGGCTAGAAACAACAAGAACCAGAGgccagagaagaaaaagtttgaaagataCAATAGAGGATCAAGTTCAGGGAACAAGGAGAGAAGCACTAATAAATACACTAGAGCAAATAAAGACAAG gcaaaagaaagagTTAAGATTGCATCTCTAAGTGAGAGTGAGTCAGAGTCAAGTGCATCAGATAACTCTTCTCCAAAAAGAAATCTTAACTACATGTCATTCACTGCCTCTGTTAACAGCAAAAGTCAATGTAGTGAACCAGTGTCTGATGATGGGAGCATATCTGGAAATGAATCTGGGTATGAAGATCAGTTGCAAGAAGTCTACGAGAAGCTGTACAAGGAATGTGTTAAATTGAGAAAATGCAACAAAGCGCACATTGAGGAGATAGACTTCAGCAAACGAGAAAATGAAGGGCTTCAAGTCAAATTAACTGAGGCCATTGGTCTAGTTGATCAGTTGAAGACGAGGAATGTTTCTTTGGAAgaggatttaaaaaaacaagaaagtgAGATGATTTTGCTGAAGGATAAACTAAAATCTTTGTCtactggaaaagaaaaattggatgaAATCCTAAGGTCAGGAAAGCCTTCCGGTGACAATAGTGGCTTAGGATATGATGCAGAGAAATCTGATGGAGCTACTACCtcaaaaatcttttataaaaatgggAGGAAAACTGTGTTTGTTCCTGAATCAACCGCAAATGGGAATGCTAACCCATCTGACAAGGGTAAGAAATCCTCACATTTAAGAATGGATGTTCAGTCTCATGAAAAGTCAAGAGTTCGAAATACAAGCCCTATCTGTCATCACTGTGGCAAGACTGGTCATGTTGCAGCAGACTGTTTTAAGTTGAAGAGATACACCACGTATGAGCATACGCGCTCTCAAAGTAGAAGTGTGTACTCTCCAAAAATGGGTAAAAATCCCATAACTGCCCCTAAGTATGCCTCATCTTTCAGGGGACAAAGAGATCGCAAAGAGAACTACGTGTGCCATAATTGTGGTAAGGCTAGTCACATTCGACCAAACTGCTATGAGCTTAGGAGGAATCCCATGAGAAATGGAAATAGTGAATCGAAAAGAGGACATTTGAATCTTTGGAGTCAAGTCAGGGCCTTAACTAGACAAAATGAGATGCTCAATGTCAAGATAGACCAACTGTCAACTAGCAAAAAGGGCAGCTCTCCAAAAGTTAGAAACATGTGGGTCAGAACGAGAGAAAGACACACGTGCCATGTGGCACACATTGCTCTAAAGACAAGAGACACTTATATATGGTACCTTGATAGTGGATGTTCTCGCCACATGTCAGGTGATAAAAGCCTATTTAAAACGGTTGAAGAGTACAAGTGTGGAACAGTAACATTTGGAGATGGTGGAAAAGCTGACATATTAGGAAGGGGTGAGATTGAAATACCTGGACTGCCCGTCTTGAGAGAAGTCCTGTTTGTTGATGGATTAAAAGCAAATCTCCTCAGTATAAGCCAAATGTGTGACAATGGTTCAGAAGTCCATTTTTCAAGAGATATGTGCATTGTTTCAGATAATAATGGAAATTGCATGATGCAGGGAACAAGGACCTCCGATAATTGTTATGGCATCGCCCTTAGACCTTAG
- the LOC121264844 gene encoding secreted RxLR effector protein 161-like codes for MSTSVKLSTDGSGKNVEQSLYRSIIGSLLYLTANRPDIDFSVGVCARFQANPKESHLVAVKRILRYVNETVNYGIWYSRDSNTELAGYSDADWSGNADDRKSTSGGCFYVGTNLVAWMSKKQNSISLSTAETEYIAAGSCCT; via the coding sequence ATGAGCACGAGTGTTAAGCTTAGCACTGATGGGTCAGGCAAGAATGTTGAGCAATCCCTGTATAGGAGCATAATTGGGAGTCTACTGTATCTCACTGCAAATAGGCCTGACATTGATTTTAGTGTTGGGGTTTGTGCTAGATTTCAAGCCAATCCCAAGGAATCTCATTTGGTAGCTGTCAAACGCATACTTCGCTATGTAAATGAGACAGTCAATTATGGGATCTGGTATTCtagagactctaatactgagcTTGCAGGCTATTCAGATGCTGATTGGTCAGGTAATGCAGATGACAGGAAAAGCACTTCTGGTGGATGTTTCTATGTTGGCACAAACCTTGTTGCCTGGATGAGCAAGAAACAAAACTCCATATCGCTGTCCACGGCTGAGACTGAATATATTGCTGCTGGCAGCTGTTGCACATaa